In a genomic window of Tissierella sp. Yu-01:
- the ftcD gene encoding glutamate formimidoyltransferase, whose translation MSKKYILAVPNFSDGRRPEVIEAIAETIKNREGVKLVSCEPEYDFNRTVLTIIGEPAPLKEALLDMAAKSYDLIDMREQKGTHPRIGGQDTIPLFPLSNITLDECKELAEEIGKELFEKHQVPIFFSGQNARTENKKSISYIRQGQYEGLKELLDDTNHPDYESRRPDLSVDGKLDPKYGATIVSADMEGLTAYNVFLGTEDVSIAKSIAKAVRGPSGGFSTTRAVGIKFPEREGVVVSINMFDCASTPLYRAYELIKLEAQRYGVPVTGSELVGPVKLDYLLNNLNHYLGLQGLRKEQILEYHLMG comes from the coding sequence ATGTCAAAGAAGTACATTCTTGCGGTACCAAATTTCAGCGATGGTAGAAGACCTGAAGTAATTGAAGCTATAGCGGAAACAATAAAAAACAGAGAAGGAGTTAAATTGGTTTCATGTGAACCAGAATATGATTTTAACAGAACTGTTTTAACCATTATCGGAGAACCAGCACCTTTAAAGGAAGCATTACTTGATATGGCTGCTAAATCTTATGATTTAATTGACATGAGAGAACAAAAGGGAACTCATCCAAGGATTGGTGGTCAGGATACTATACCATTGTTCCCATTATCGAATATAACATTAGATGAATGCAAAGAGTTAGCTGAAGAAATAGGTAAAGAATTATTTGAAAAACATCAAGTACCAATATTCTTCTCAGGACAAAATGCCAGAACAGAAAATAAGAAGAGTATTTCCTATATAAGACAAGGACAATATGAAGGATTGAAGGAATTATTAGATGACACTAATCATCCTGATTATGAGTCAAGAAGACCGGATCTTTCAGTAGATGGTAAATTAGACCCTAAATATGGCGCAACAATAGTATCTGCTGATATGGAAGGTTTAACAGCATACAATGTATTTTTAGGAACTGAAGACGTAAGTATAGCTAAGTCAATAGCAAAGGCTGTAAGAGGACCAAGTGGTGGATTCTCAACAACTAGAGCAGTAGGTATAAAATTCCCTGAAAGAGAGGGAGTAGTTGTCTCAATAAATATGTTTGATTGTGCATCCACACCTCTTTATAGAGCATACGAGTTAATAAAATTAGAAGCACAAAGATATGGAGTACCAGTAACAGGCTCAGAATTAGTAGGACCAGTTAAACTTGATTATCTACTTAACAACTTAAATCATTACTTAGGATTACAAGGATTAAGAAAAGAGCAAATTTTAGAGTATCATTTAATGGGATAG
- a CDS encoding xanthine phosphoribosyltransferase, whose translation MKLLKNKIFECGTVTDGNILRVENFINHQMDIKLFNEMGKEFKERFKDTKIDKILTIETSGIGISAIVAQYFDYVPVVFARKFPSAIISENTYNYEVYSYTKKITNMVRVDKEFLKEGENVLIIDDFLANGCAAVGLINIVKQAKANPIGIGIIIEKGFQGGRKAIEDLGVKVESLAIIDHFEDGKVVFR comes from the coding sequence ATGAAGCTTTTAAAGAATAAGATTTTTGAATGTGGAACAGTAACTGACGGAAATATTTTAAGGGTAGAGAATTTTATTAACCATCAAATGGATATTAAGCTCTTTAATGAAATGGGTAAGGAATTTAAGGAGAGATTTAAAGACACTAAAATAGATAAAATACTTACGATCGAAACCTCTGGAATCGGAATATCTGCAATAGTTGCTCAGTATTTCGATTATGTTCCAGTTGTATTTGCGAGAAAATTTCCTTCTGCCATTATTAGTGAAAATACTTATAATTATGAAGTATATTCCTATACTAAGAAAATTACCAATATGGTAAGAGTAGATAAGGAATTTCTAAAGGAAGGCGAGAATGTACTTATTATAGATGACTTTCTTGCTAATGGATGTGCAGCAGTAGGACTAATAAATATAGTAAAGCAAGCTAAGGCAAACCCTATTGGAATTGGAATAATTATAGAAAAGGGATTCCAAGGTGGTAGAAAAGCCATAGAAGACCTTGGAGTCAAAGTAGAATCATTGGCTATAATTGATCACTTTGAAGATGGGAAGGTTGTATTTAGGTAA